One region of Halomonas huangheensis genomic DNA includes:
- a CDS encoding GMC oxidoreductase, translating into MADNHYDAIVVGSGISGGWAAKELTEKGLKVLLLERGRNIEHIKDYQNAQKEAWDYPHRDVPTQRMKDEYPVLSRDYPLNESTMGMWVNEQESPYVEEKRFDWFRGYHVGGRSLMWGRHSYRWSDLDFEANQREGVAIDWPIRYADLAPWYDYVESFAGISGTRENLDVLPDGQFLPPIPLNCVEEDVAERIKQSFDGSRRLIHSRVANITQPKPEQQRTNCQYRNKCWLGCPFGAYFSTQSATLPAAVATGNLTLRPHSIVTQVLYDRDRGRATGVEVLDAETNETYEYTANVIFLNASTFNSTWILMNSATDVWPGGLGSSSGELGHNVMDHHFRVGASGDVEGYMDRYYFGRRPAGFYIPRFRNVGDDRRDYLRGFGYQGSASRERWDRDIAELNHGADFKNALSQPGAWTIGMTAFGEMLPHHDNRIHLDSQITDKWGLPVLAMNVELRDNEKAMRKDMMQDAVDLLEAGGIRNVKPEEGDYGVGMGIHEMGTARMGRDPATSVLNAHNQVWDAPNVFVTDGACMSSSSCVNPSLTYMALTARAADFAVNEMKRGNL; encoded by the coding sequence GTGGCAGACAATCACTATGATGCCATCGTAGTTGGTTCAGGTATCAGCGGAGGCTGGGCCGCCAAGGAACTGACGGAAAAGGGCCTCAAGGTGTTGCTCCTTGAGCGTGGCCGCAATATCGAGCATATAAAGGACTACCAGAACGCCCAGAAGGAGGCCTGGGATTACCCTCATCGCGATGTTCCCACTCAGCGAATGAAGGATGAGTACCCGGTGCTGAGTCGCGATTATCCGCTCAATGAATCCACCATGGGCATGTGGGTAAATGAGCAGGAATCTCCCTATGTCGAGGAGAAGCGCTTCGATTGGTTCCGAGGCTACCATGTAGGTGGCAGGTCTCTCATGTGGGGGCGCCATAGCTACCGTTGGTCGGATCTCGACTTCGAAGCCAACCAACGCGAAGGCGTCGCCATCGACTGGCCAATCCGCTATGCGGATCTGGCCCCCTGGTATGACTACGTGGAAAGCTTCGCAGGCATCTCGGGAACACGGGAAAACCTCGATGTTCTTCCTGACGGCCAGTTCTTGCCGCCAATTCCGCTCAACTGCGTCGAAGAGGATGTTGCCGAGCGCATCAAGCAGTCTTTCGATGGCTCGAGACGATTGATACACAGCCGTGTTGCCAACATCACCCAGCCGAAGCCGGAGCAGCAGCGCACCAATTGCCAGTATCGCAACAAATGCTGGCTGGGTTGCCCATTCGGTGCTTATTTCAGCACTCAGTCCGCGACATTGCCGGCGGCCGTGGCCACCGGCAATCTGACCCTTCGACCGCACTCCATCGTCACTCAGGTGCTCTACGACCGCGATCGTGGCCGCGCCACCGGTGTTGAGGTGCTCGACGCCGAGACCAACGAGACCTACGAGTACACAGCCAACGTCATCTTCCTCAATGCCTCGACCTTCAACTCGACCTGGATTCTGATGAATTCGGCGACCGATGTCTGGCCTGGAGGCCTTGGCAGCAGCAGTGGGGAGTTGGGTCACAACGTCATGGACCATCACTTCCGGGTAGGCGCCAGCGGCGATGTGGAAGGGTACATGGATCGTTATTACTTCGGGCGACGGCCCGCAGGTTTCTATATTCCTCGCTTCCGTAACGTCGGTGATGATCGCCGCGACTACCTGCGTGGCTTCGGCTATCAAGGATCGGCGAGCCGTGAGCGTTGGGATCGTGATATCGCAGAGCTCAACCATGGTGCGGACTTCAAGAATGCCCTGAGTCAGCCGGGTGCCTGGACTATCGGTATGACGGCTTTCGGTGAAATGTTGCCGCACCACGATAACCGCATTCATCTCGATTCACAGATCACCGACAAGTGGGGACTACCTGTACTGGCGATGAACGTCGAGCTGCGTGACAACGAGAAGGCCATGCGCAAGGACATGATGCAGGACGCCGTTGATCTTCTCGAGGCCGGCGGCATTCGCAATGTTAAACCCGAAGAGGGCGATTACGGTGTAGGTATGGGCATACATGAGATGGGTACGGCCCGAATGGGGCGCGATCCAGCAACTTCCGTCCTCAACGCCCACAACCAGGTCTGGGACGCACCCAACGTCTTCGTTACCGATGGCGCCTGCATGAGCTCTTCCTCTTGCGTCAACCCGTCTTTGACCTACATGGCCTTGACTGCTCGTGCAGCAGACTTCGCCGTCAACGAAATGAAGCGGGGGAATCTGTAA
- a CDS encoding 3-keto-disaccharide hydrolase produces the protein MNSTFLVRSKWSAWCLGGLMVAASGGLSAAESNDASEQERHRQASLTEVWEPVPEMVEAPREGPPSDAIVLFNGENLDSWQNEQGEAAEWLIEDGAMTVARGSGGIETRESFCDVQLHVEWRAPEDTAGYEGQDRGNSGIFLQQRYEVQVLDSWHNPTYPNGQAASIYKQHIPLVNASREPGEWQSYDIVFTAPRFDDSGELNSPANVTVLHNGVLVQNHVEIEGSTEWIGAPEYEAHGCAPIFLQDHDADVSYRNIWVRPLDSASEAES, from the coding sequence ATGAACTCAACATTCCTTGTGCGCAGCAAATGGAGCGCCTGGTGCCTCGGCGGCCTGATGGTCGCTGCCTCTGGCGGATTGTCCGCCGCTGAGAGCAACGATGCCTCCGAGCAGGAGCGTCACCGCCAGGCCTCTCTGACCGAAGTCTGGGAGCCGGTACCGGAAATGGTGGAAGCCCCCCGCGAGGGCCCCCCTTCGGATGCCATCGTGCTGTTCAATGGCGAGAACCTGGATAGTTGGCAGAACGAGCAGGGCGAAGCCGCTGAATGGCTTATCGAAGACGGTGCCATGACAGTTGCGCGTGGCAGTGGCGGGATCGAGACACGTGAGTCCTTCTGTGACGTACAGCTGCATGTCGAATGGCGCGCGCCAGAGGATACCGCTGGCTATGAGGGTCAGGATCGTGGCAACAGCGGCATCTTTCTGCAGCAACGCTACGAGGTCCAGGTGTTGGACTCATGGCACAACCCGACCTATCCCAATGGTCAAGCGGCGTCGATCTACAAGCAGCACATTCCACTGGTCAACGCGTCACGTGAACCGGGTGAGTGGCAGAGCTATGACATTGTCTTCACCGCACCACGTTTCGATGATAGTGGCGAGTTGAACAGCCCGGCCAATGTGACCGTACTGCACAACGGCGTGCTGGTGCAGAATCACGTGGAAATCGAAGGTAGCACCGAGTGGATCGGAGCACCGGAGTACGAGGCGCATGGCTGTGCGCCGATCTTTCTTCAGGACCACGACGCCGATGTCAGCTATCGCAACATCTGGGTCAGACCGCTTGATTCTGCATCCGAAGCGGAAAGTTGA
- a CDS encoding GNAT family N-acetyltransferase yields MRDATDVDMPAVQQVYAHHVLHGLASFEEVPPSTSELLTRRAVILDAGLPYLVAEQHGEVVGYAYAASYRPRAAYRFTVENSVYIAAGQEGNGIGSILLDALIRHCEQGPWRQMLAVIGNSENAASIALHRRMGFTVVGTFEAVGFKHGRWVDSVLMQRALGDGASCYPCESR; encoded by the coding sequence GTGCGTGATGCTACTGATGTGGATATGCCGGCAGTCCAACAAGTTTATGCGCATCACGTCCTCCACGGTCTTGCTTCCTTCGAGGAAGTACCGCCCTCGACCAGCGAACTGCTGACGAGGCGTGCCGTCATACTGGATGCCGGACTGCCGTATCTCGTTGCCGAACAGCATGGTGAGGTAGTTGGCTATGCCTATGCTGCCAGCTATCGACCGCGAGCCGCATATCGATTCACTGTAGAGAATTCCGTGTATATCGCCGCAGGTCAGGAAGGTAATGGCATCGGCAGTATTCTGCTGGATGCATTGATTCGGCATTGCGAACAGGGGCCCTGGCGTCAGATGTTGGCGGTTATCGGCAACAGTGAGAACGCGGCCTCTATCGCTTTGCACCGTCGTATGGGGTTCACGGTAGTCGGGACCTTCGAAGCGGTGGGCTTCAAACATGGCCGTTGGGTGGATAGCGTTCTGATGCAGCGTGCGCTGGGCGATGGCGCGAGTTGCTACCCTTGCGAGTCACGTTGA
- the nhaC gene encoding Na+/H+ antiporter NhaC, producing the protein MPAQQQLQPGFTPSLLLLVAIAAGIIFGIVISGLPTELVLISCGAIATLFTVLHGGSWQLVMDIMGHKIKTALTAILVLYSIGMIIGTWMISGTIPYFIYHGLELVDPRYLYVMAFFGTAIVSTFTGTSWGSAGTLGVAIMGIATAMDVNLAIAAGAVLSGAYFGDKLSPLSDTTIMASMVVGVDLYRHIRYLMYTSLPAATLAAVVYLMLGLNMGDGAATSAAISQGADQIRSIFDLNLLLMLPVVIVLTGSILKKPTLVVLFLATLCAIVLAMIVQHAPLSAVATAAVSGFNVDLLSVIRPDVEVDSLYPALLTLLNRGGLYSMHGAVLFVFCAFFFASALEASGILHVVLNRTLAYVRSATGTILASLAAGMAIILATGNSYVTFFLTRELFAEQYRKRGLHPLNLSRSLEDGGMIPEPLAPWTVSAVYMAATLGVATIEYAPWALFNYLGLVFSILLALAGPWFGWFGVRRIPVEEESTVAPAMEPATR; encoded by the coding sequence ATGCCAGCTCAGCAACAACTACAACCAGGCTTCACACCTTCGCTACTACTTTTGGTCGCCATTGCCGCGGGGATCATCTTCGGTATCGTCATTTCCGGGCTTCCCACTGAACTGGTATTGATCAGTTGCGGTGCGATAGCAACGCTTTTCACTGTCCTTCACGGCGGCAGCTGGCAGTTGGTGATGGACATCATGGGGCACAAGATCAAGACGGCGCTGACCGCCATCCTTGTGCTTTACAGTATTGGCATGATCATCGGCACCTGGATGATCTCGGGAACCATCCCCTACTTCATCTATCACGGCCTTGAACTGGTCGACCCTCGCTACCTGTACGTCATGGCATTCTTCGGCACGGCGATTGTATCGACCTTCACCGGCACCTCCTGGGGTTCTGCCGGTACCCTGGGGGTAGCGATAATGGGCATTGCCACCGCCATGGATGTCAATCTGGCGATTGCTGCAGGTGCAGTGCTTTCCGGGGCCTACTTTGGTGACAAGCTGTCACCGCTGTCTGATACCACCATCATGGCATCGATGGTGGTGGGAGTAGACCTGTACCGCCATATTCGCTACCTGATGTACACCTCATTGCCGGCCGCCACACTTGCTGCTGTGGTCTATCTCATGCTGGGCCTGAACATGGGAGATGGTGCGGCCACCTCGGCGGCAATATCGCAGGGCGCTGATCAGATTCGCTCGATCTTCGATCTCAACCTGTTGTTGATGCTACCGGTAGTTATCGTGCTGACCGGCTCGATCCTCAAGAAACCCACGCTGGTAGTGCTGTTTCTTGCCACGCTGTGCGCCATCGTGTTGGCGATGATCGTGCAGCATGCCCCGCTTTCGGCTGTGGCAACCGCTGCGGTGTCGGGTTTCAATGTCGACCTGTTGAGCGTGATTCGCCCTGACGTCGAGGTGGATAGTCTCTACCCGGCCCTGCTGACGCTGCTTAATCGTGGCGGGCTCTATAGCATGCATGGCGCGGTGCTGTTTGTATTCTGTGCGTTCTTCTTCGCCTCGGCGCTCGAAGCCTCAGGCATCCTGCATGTGGTACTCAACCGTACACTAGCGTATGTACGCTCGGCGACCGGCACCATTCTGGCATCGTTGGCGGCGGGCATGGCGATCATTCTGGCGACCGGCAACAGCTATGTGACCTTCTTCCTGACTCGCGAGCTGTTCGCGGAGCAGTATCGCAAGCGCGGCCTGCACCCTCTCAATCTATCGCGCAGCCTGGAAGATGGCGGCATGATTCCAGAGCCGCTGGCTCCGTGGACGGTATCCGCGGTGTATATGGCCGCAACGCTGGGGGTCGCAACAATCGAATACGCTCCCTGGGCGCTGTTCAATTATCTGGGGTTGGTGTTCTCGATCCTGCTGGCGCTGGCAGGCCCATGGTTTGGATGGTTTGGCGTCCGTCGTATTCCTGTTGAGGAGGAGTCAACCGTGGCCCCTGCCATGGAACCCGCAACTCGCTAA
- a CDS encoding sugar phosphate isomerase/epimerase family protein: MDAPIAVQMYTLRDYGTLEEQFATVAEAGVGAVELVGDQGVSAEQLNQLLDANGLDVVSSHVQLDDLRQDLASVAAFHKAIDNDTIVIPYLDESQRPMDEAGWQALGEEMGEMADKLAEQDLRLAYHNHDFEMQTYGDQTALEILLDAAGPELLAEVDVAWVSRGGQDPAEYLGNFDDQLFAIHVKDNAPEGEAEDEKGFAIPGQGVMDWQSILPAADDAGVEWYIIEHDLPADAAAVVVQGAEFLEQALASDTAE; encoded by the coding sequence ATGGACGCCCCCATAGCGGTGCAGATGTACACCTTGCGTGACTACGGAACGCTCGAAGAACAATTTGCCACTGTCGCCGAGGCAGGCGTTGGTGCCGTCGAACTGGTGGGTGATCAGGGCGTATCGGCGGAGCAATTGAATCAATTGCTGGATGCCAATGGCCTTGATGTGGTGTCCAGCCACGTGCAGCTGGATGACCTGCGTCAGGACCTCGCCAGTGTCGCCGCCTTCCACAAGGCAATCGACAACGACACCATCGTGATTCCTTACCTGGACGAATCCCAGCGGCCCATGGATGAGGCTGGATGGCAGGCTCTCGGCGAAGAGATGGGTGAAATGGCTGACAAGCTTGCCGAGCAGGATCTGCGGCTTGCCTACCACAACCATGATTTCGAGATGCAGACCTATGGCGACCAGACGGCATTGGAGATCCTGCTGGATGCGGCTGGCCCAGAACTGCTGGCGGAAGTCGATGTGGCCTGGGTGTCCCGAGGAGGGCAAGACCCAGCGGAATACCTGGGTAACTTCGACGATCAGCTGTTTGCCATCCACGTGAAGGACAATGCTCCTGAAGGCGAAGCCGAAGATGAGAAAGGGTTCGCCATTCCGGGGCAAGGTGTCATGGATTGGCAGAGCATTCTGCCGGCCGCCGATGATGCCGGCGTCGAGTGGTACATCATCGAGCACGACCTGCCGGCAGATGCCGCAGCAGTGGTTGTTCAAGGCGCCGAATTTCTTGAACAGGCGCTGGCATCGGACACCGCTGAGTGA
- a CDS encoding transcriptional repressor, giving the protein MTETALLHQAEQHCARRGVRFTPIRRRVLELIADTSGGLKAYDLLDLLAQDHAAARPPTVYRALDFLIDQGLVHRIESLNAYVACPCPEHTHRFQLLICRECGHVEELHLDDVNDQLTARAKSLGFQVQRQTIELLGLCHNCQPH; this is encoded by the coding sequence ATGACAGAAACTGCCCTGCTTCATCAGGCCGAACAGCACTGTGCGCGCCGCGGCGTTCGCTTCACGCCAATCCGGCGTCGTGTACTGGAGTTGATCGCCGACACCAGTGGTGGGCTCAAGGCCTATGATCTACTCGACCTGCTCGCTCAGGACCATGCTGCGGCACGGCCCCCCACTGTCTATCGTGCGCTCGACTTTCTCATTGATCAGGGGCTGGTACATCGCATCGAGTCTCTCAATGCCTACGTCGCCTGCCCTTGCCCCGAGCATACCCACCGTTTCCAGTTGCTGATCTGCCGTGAATGCGGACACGTTGAAGAGCTACATCTGGATGACGTCAATGATCAGCTCACCGCTCGTGCCAAATCACTCGGTTTTCAGGTCCAGCGCCAGACGATCGAGCTGCTCGGTCTGTGCCACAATTGTCAGCCACACTGA
- the yidD gene encoding membrane protein insertion efficiency factor YidD: MVKRLAGGLFILPIRFYQWVISPILGPRCRYWPSCSHYASEAISVHGPFKGGWMAFKRLLRCHPWSRSGIDPVPGGPSERMCQEDPELDEQFRTRTDRPD, from the coding sequence ATGGTGAAACGGCTGGCTGGCGGGCTGTTCATCCTGCCGATACGCTTCTATCAATGGGTAATCAGCCCGATACTGGGGCCACGCTGCCGTTACTGGCCGAGCTGCTCGCATTACGCCAGTGAAGCGATCAGTGTGCATGGCCCCTTCAAGGGCGGCTGGATGGCTTTCAAGCGCCTGTTGCGCTGTCATCCGTGGTCAAGGAGCGGAATAGATCCGGTCCCGGGAGGCCCCAGCGAAAGAATGTGTCAGGAAGACCCGGAACTCGATGAGCAGTTTCGCACGCGAACAGACAGACCGGATTGA
- the hisI gene encoding phosphoribosyl-AMP cyclohydrolase produces MTTLFKELERAPVDSRHNLSDVLAAVRFNADGLLPAIAQQHDSGEILMMAWMNREALEETLHTGRVCYFSRSRNKLWRKGESSGQQQHLKGAALDCDGDTLLLQVEQTGPACHTGRRSCFYIALEGDEARITTTPLIDPDALYGKPGA; encoded by the coding sequence ATGACGACCCTATTCAAGGAACTCGAGCGAGCGCCGGTGGATAGCCGCCACAACCTGAGTGATGTGCTGGCTGCCGTGCGCTTCAATGCTGATGGTTTGCTCCCGGCGATCGCCCAGCAGCATGACAGCGGCGAGATATTGATGATGGCGTGGATGAACCGTGAGGCGCTCGAGGAAACATTGCACACCGGTCGTGTCTGCTATTTTTCCCGCTCGCGCAACAAGCTCTGGCGCAAGGGAGAATCCTCGGGACAGCAGCAACATCTCAAGGGAGCCGCGCTGGACTGTGACGGCGACACCCTGCTGCTGCAAGTGGAACAGACCGGTCCTGCCTGCCATACCGGCCGCAGAAGCTGCTTCTACATCGCACTGGAAGGTGATGAGGCACGGATCACCACTACCCCTCTCATCGATCCCGACGCACTGTATGGCAAACCAGGCGCCTGA
- a CDS encoding gluconate 2-dehydrogenase subunit 3 family protein, giving the protein MHRRELLKLIAATTGTALIGGNVLVAHSSESGVGGEVLSAKDIELLDAVAETILPRTDTPGASDAKVAEFMKVFVRDCYTSAEQDRFISGPVDIRERCQQQYGRSFQQLEDTERSALIDTLDQEALALLEDVGEGNSQLDAPGDVHYFTMIKQLTLFGFFTSEVGATEVLRYVAVPGRYDGNAPYQEGEPAWATT; this is encoded by the coding sequence ATGCATCGTCGTGAACTACTCAAACTGATCGCCGCCACGACTGGCACCGCGTTGATCGGTGGCAACGTTCTCGTTGCTCACAGTAGCGAGAGTGGCGTCGGTGGCGAGGTTCTCTCGGCAAAGGATATCGAACTGCTGGATGCCGTAGCCGAAACAATTCTTCCGCGTACCGACACACCCGGTGCCAGCGACGCTAAAGTCGCTGAGTTCATGAAAGTGTTCGTCCGCGATTGCTATACCTCTGCCGAACAGGATCGTTTCATCAGCGGACCCGTGGATATTCGCGAGCGTTGCCAGCAGCAATATGGACGTAGCTTCCAGCAACTTGAAGATACTGAGCGCAGCGCATTGATAGACACACTTGACCAGGAAGCACTTGCGCTACTGGAGGACGTGGGTGAAGGAAACTCGCAGCTCGATGCGCCTGGCGATGTGCACTACTTCACCATGATCAAGCAATTGACCTTGTTCGGCTTCTTTACCTCAGAGGTCGGCGCAACAGAAGTGTTGCGCTATGTCGCTGTACCCGGACGTTATGACGGCAATGCCCCCTATCAGGAGGGTGAGCCCGCCTGGGCCACCACATAA
- a CDS encoding alpha-L-glutamate ligase-like protein, with amino-acid sequence MKNWTMPSKLRAKGIIGMNRRNIRYIGRYNDRKLYPLVDDKLQTKLVAQEYGIATPQLIGTVTTQFGVKHIAEMLAGHNGFVIKPAKGSGGKGILVIERVEGKHFIKPSGAELDIKDIERHVSNILSGLYSLGGAPDVALVEALINFDTSFAAYSYEGVPDIRVIVFKGYPVMAMMRLSTAASDGKANLHQGAVGVGIDIASGRAVRGVQFDRPRTDHPDTGHELASLHITGWDTLLELASSCYEMTGLGYLGTDMVLDRDHGPMLLELNARPGLAIQMANGEGLRERLELIEQQPEGVPVAERVAFAQHEFARQGELQSDALEAVV; translated from the coding sequence ATGAAGAACTGGACTATGCCCAGCAAGCTTCGCGCCAAGGGCATCATCGGCATGAACCGGCGGAATATTCGCTACATAGGCCGCTATAACGACCGCAAGCTATATCCGCTGGTTGATGACAAGCTGCAGACCAAGCTGGTGGCGCAGGAATACGGAATCGCTACCCCGCAGTTGATCGGGACGGTGACCACCCAGTTTGGGGTCAAGCATATCGCCGAGATGCTCGCTGGTCACAATGGCTTCGTCATCAAGCCGGCGAAAGGTAGTGGTGGCAAGGGAATCCTTGTTATCGAACGCGTCGAGGGTAAACACTTCATCAAGCCCAGCGGTGCCGAGCTCGATATCAAGGATATCGAGCGCCACGTGTCGAATATCCTTTCCGGTCTCTACTCGTTGGGTGGAGCCCCGGATGTTGCGCTGGTCGAAGCGCTGATCAACTTCGATACCAGCTTCGCAGCCTACTCTTATGAAGGTGTGCCGGACATTCGCGTCATCGTATTCAAGGGTTACCCGGTGATGGCGATGATGCGTCTGTCCACGGCGGCATCAGATGGCAAGGCCAACCTGCACCAGGGCGCGGTGGGCGTTGGTATCGATATTGCCAGTGGTCGTGCTGTGCGCGGCGTGCAATTCGATCGTCCGCGTACAGACCACCCGGATACTGGCCATGAGTTGGCCAGTTTACACATCACTGGCTGGGATACGCTGCTCGAGCTGGCTTCAAGCTGCTATGAGATGACCGGGCTTGGCTACCTGGGTACCGATATGGTCCTTGATCGGGACCACGGCCCAATGCTGCTGGAACTCAACGCACGCCCAGGCCTCGCCATTCAGATGGCCAATGGTGAAGGGTTGCGGGAACGTCTTGAGTTGATCGAACAGCAACCAGAGGGAGTGCCGGTCGCCGAACGTGTCGCTTTCGCCCAGCATGAATTCGCCCGTCAGGGTGAGTTGCAGAGCGATGCTCTGGAAGCCGTCGTCTGA
- a CDS encoding inactive transglutaminase family protein has product MSRFPFYFIVALLMVVGIAMSIHRHVEFEVPWTPGEQRQVWDIEAQVTFDGNGGPAKVNMALPSSQPGFRIVTEHTASPGYGLSFEEQNGGRRAVWSTRNAEGDQRLYYSSQLLVTSNSNKAMSAPPPPPVQDVVWQRPYDTAAKQVIDQAWARSSDAFTFAQQLLGEFTDDEQGENARLLLTQFDRVPLLVRLLNQAGVSARDVSVLILESGRRRQSLTPWVQVYDGDKQALFNPATGEQRRPDNLLMWEGAGNAVLEVEGGSNSHISFSMLVRNQSASSAVRTQQAKDSDTLLNFSIHSLPLEEQALFQTILLIPIGALVVVLLRVLVGLKTSGTFMPVLIALAFIQTSLLTGLLGFLLVVATGLVIRSYLSHLNLLLVARVTAVIITVIAIISIFTVAAYRFGLNAGLTITFFPMIILSWTIERMSILWEEEGPKEVLIQGGGSLITAVLAYLAMNNPWIRHITFNFLGVQLILMACILLLGNYTGYRLLELRRFKPVTED; this is encoded by the coding sequence ATGTCCAGATTCCCGTTCTATTTCATTGTTGCCCTGCTGATGGTGGTAGGTATCGCCATGAGCATTCATCGTCATGTCGAGTTCGAGGTCCCCTGGACGCCAGGTGAGCAACGCCAGGTCTGGGATATCGAAGCCCAGGTCACTTTTGATGGCAATGGCGGTCCGGCCAAGGTCAATATGGCGCTGCCCTCCTCGCAGCCCGGTTTCCGCATTGTCACCGAGCACACTGCATCGCCTGGCTATGGCCTGAGCTTTGAAGAGCAGAATGGCGGTCGCCGTGCCGTATGGTCTACGCGCAATGCAGAGGGAGACCAGCGTCTCTATTACAGCTCACAGCTACTGGTGACCAGCAACTCCAACAAGGCCATGAGCGCTCCCCCACCGCCTCCGGTGCAGGACGTCGTCTGGCAGCGCCCTTATGACACTGCCGCGAAGCAGGTAATCGACCAGGCATGGGCTCGCTCCTCCGATGCTTTCACCTTTGCGCAGCAGTTGCTGGGAGAGTTTACCGACGACGAACAAGGGGAAAACGCACGCTTGCTGCTCACTCAGTTTGACCGCGTGCCTCTATTGGTACGTCTACTCAACCAGGCGGGTGTTTCGGCACGTGACGTCAGCGTGTTGATACTGGAAAGCGGGCGTCGGCGGCAGAGCCTCACCCCATGGGTACAGGTCTATGATGGTGACAAGCAGGCGCTGTTCAATCCCGCAACCGGTGAGCAGCGGCGTCCCGATAACCTGCTGATGTGGGAAGGTGCCGGTAACGCAGTACTCGAGGTTGAGGGCGGCAGCAATTCACACATCTCCTTCTCGATGCTGGTACGCAACCAGTCAGCCTCCTCGGCAGTGAGAACTCAGCAGGCCAAGGACAGTGATACGTTGCTGAACTTCTCGATTCACAGCCTGCCACTGGAAGAGCAGGCGTTGTTCCAGACCATTCTGCTGATCCCGATCGGCGCTCTGGTGGTGGTGCTCCTGCGAGTTCTGGTCGGCCTCAAGACATCCGGTACTTTCATGCCGGTGCTGATCGCATTGGCATTCATTCAGACCTCACTGCTGACCGGTTTGCTCGGCTTCCTGCTGGTGGTGGCGACTGGACTGGTCATCCGAAGTTATCTTTCGCATCTCAACCTATTACTGGTAGCGCGAGTTACCGCGGTGATAATAACGGTGATTGCGATCATCTCGATATTCACCGTGGCGGCTTACCGTTTTGGACTCAATGCCGGCCTGACCATCACCTTCTTCCCGATGATCATCCTCTCATGGACTATTGAGAGAATGTCGATCCTCTGGGAAGAGGAAGGCCCCAAGGAAGTGCTGATCCAGGGCGGAGGCAGTCTGATTACCGCGGTACTGGCCTACCTTGCCATGAATAATCCGTGGATTCGTCATATCACTTTCAACTTCCTCGGTGTCCAGTTGATCCTGATGGCCTGCATTCTGTTGCTGGGTAACTACACCGGTTATCGTCTCCTCGAGCTGCGCCGCTTCAAACCGGTGACGGAGGACTGA
- a CDS encoding ATP-dependent zinc protease, translating to MAPVDRTPPPNPVTPVEFNAGMSRLEAQIAGQCSASQQLLAGTSAQNAAMTADIREVGSQLRSLRSQLASMDTAPQKAQPALSQCQPAMEGLANKELLGRSEWIGLPSVGTYLNARVASGANTSIISAREITNFERDGESWVRFKLGLNDADDVVNSVRDEWIEAPIEREATIAQESGEEARPVVSLLMTLGPIREQVDFILSDRPSDDFPVLLGRRFLMDIAIVDVSQSNLHKRPEFTDGE from the coding sequence TTGGCGCCGGTCGATCGTACGCCTCCGCCGAATCCCGTCACTCCAGTCGAGTTCAATGCCGGCATGTCACGCCTCGAAGCGCAGATTGCTGGCCAGTGCAGTGCCAGCCAGCAGTTGCTTGCAGGTACCTCTGCCCAGAACGCGGCTATGACTGCAGATATTCGCGAAGTCGGTTCCCAGCTACGCAGTTTGCGCAGCCAGCTCGCCTCGATGGATACGGCTCCTCAAAAGGCGCAGCCTGCCCTTAGCCAGTGTCAGCCCGCGATGGAGGGCCTTGCCAACAAGGAACTGTTGGGACGCAGCGAGTGGATAGGTCTGCCGAGTGTCGGTACATACCTCAATGCGCGAGTCGCTTCGGGAGCCAACACCTCGATCATTTCTGCGCGTGAAATCACCAATTTTGAACGTGACGGTGAATCCTGGGTGCGCTTCAAGCTGGGTCTCAACGACGCAGATGACGTCGTCAACAGTGTTCGCGATGAGTGGATTGAAGCGCCCATCGAGCGTGAGGCTACAATCGCGCAGGAATCCGGGGAAGAGGCACGTCCCGTGGTCAGCCTGCTGATGACCCTTGGCCCGATCCGTGAACAGGTTGATTTCATTCTCAGTGACCGCCCGAGTGATGATTTCCCCGTGTTGCTCGGAAGGCGCTTCCTGATGGATATCGCCATCGTCGATGTCTCTCAGAGTAATCTTCACAAGCGCCCGGAATTTACTGACGGCGAATAA